A single Sorex araneus isolate mSorAra2 chromosome 8, mSorAra2.pri, whole genome shotgun sequence DNA region contains:
- the LOC101542878 gene encoding uncharacterized protein C2orf78-like codes for MAVDWKLRPKLDFMRSPTFPIRFLKGQAPNVPDQVTNTQSAKVFQLFNHPKLLDFCVQTYSRIVSSSHLPFVDISLLLTMSENFQNPSVWGTAYSLQLPLPVVNNAASLTGSFCNYSRVSAPAGSSAWPLPSASGTSFQPLMGSAYLDQRSSRTMLCGVSGQSQMSTSTASYRSVLEWDIAGSAEKNSSMGDFTVTFTDQDTAVSSMPMAARYEITLDTNKTVSLHPSCSVSLVERTPTQVPNQNHSLSLPNQEGSQVYYYHQGTQGLLLSGELGPCLQSYGSMTYTGGRGSSLQIYSNAFPETVMVLKEVQTPSNRPPASTSGIYYSVSAQPITESSYQVMNSLGMEAFLALQPSSQTFCLTQISELSESCSSRNQILERNPSPELGDVPIIAAAKKNLALPPSPTQEQTDKNLDGMKIGLSKSLDTLQTPIENQDPPLCPLATPDIYQLLACIDPLSQKQQRGTETTDQEKNGLCFEHPGTLESGNESGGSCADITTLVEDIHLSQLFDCLKDLDQCKDLQVMNTTDTITLNQVHKNLSGTKGPSYPNRKNKNKASEPLEGEPKAKIPLKDRERLPGEEVIVCNAADGDRCPVTMAKQNSKPQKAASSRISKTKSHGQEKTKKARENSKKVEESKQPGNKVLAEEMPTITGMKCKKSEPEVCQEAFKKPRSCLGVHMLESVQVFHALGKKSAQKPGFSSSQVLASSKKPKDFHPSSAVKPWLGVTKDGKGLEETLVRAQKPRISTEERSSPFQYELLPPGKVKLVPLPFLTMEKPRARPVPQRPQSLASHRPAAAHPARPGSTNSAQPTASNSSRPTTASLPGPAKPAQPISTNPSRPGLLNPTRRPIPQPATSRPAPFRATASTSLQREPLPVSVTKRQALPKRQSQFLLQDFPFQPIPWRKPNVTEPVMSKPITKEQRQEREAMKRKAQQERENAAKCTSLGKVQIFIEREKEMDISRYYGYVM; via the exons TGTTCAGACATACTCTCGTATTGTCTCCTCTTCTCATCTACCTTTTGTTGATATTTCCCTTTTGCTGACCATGTCAG aaaattttcaaaatccatCTGTTTGGGGAACTGCATATTCTCTGCAGCTTCCCCTTCCTGTGGTGAACAATGCAGCTTCCCTAACAGGAAGTTTCTGCAACTACTCCAGAGTATCTGCTCCAGCTGGTAGTTCTGCTTGGCCTCTGCCCTCAGCCTCTGGCACCTCTTTCCAACCACTGATGGGTAGTGCCTATCTTGACCAACGTTCTAGCAGAACAATGCTGTGTGGGGTGTCTGGCCAGAGCCAGATGTCCACTTCAACTGCTTCCTACCGGAGTGTTTTGGAGTGGGATATTGCAGGAAGTGCTGAAAAGAATTCTTCCATGGGAGACTTTACTGTGACTTTCACTGACCAAGACACTGCTGTCTCTTCCATGCCGATGGCAGCTCGCTATGAGATAACCTTGGATACCAACAAAACGGTGTCTCTGCACCCATCATGTTCTGTCAGTCTTGTTGAGAGGACACCAACTCAGGTTCCAAATCAGAATCATAGCCTGTCGCTTCCCAACCAGGAAGGGAGCCAGGTGTATTACTATCATCAGGGCACTCAGGGACTTCTCCTTTCTGGAGAACTTGGTCCCTGCCTGCAATCCTATGGCTCCATGACATACACAGGAGGTAGGGGTTCTTCCCTTCAAATTTATAGCAATGCATTTCCAGAAACGGTTATGGTTCTAAAGGAGGTACAGACCCCAAGTAATCGACCACCAGCCTCTACCTCTGGAATCTACTACTCTGTGTCTGCTCAACCTATCACAGAATCCAGTTACCAAG TGATGAATTCCCTGGGGATGGAGGCTTTCCTGGCATTGCAACCTTCAAGTCAGACATTTTGTCTGACACAAATATCAGAATTGTCCGAGTCTTGCAGTAGCAGGAATCAAATACTTGAGAGAAACCCATCACCTGAGCTTGGGGATGTTCCTATAATAGCTGCAGCCAAAAAGAACCTGGCGCTGCCTCCATCTCCAACTCAGGAACAAACAGATAAGAATTTGGATGGGATGAAAATTGGGCTTTCAAAGTCTCTGGATACCTTGCAGACCCCAATAGAAAACCAAGATCCTCCACTGTGCCCTTTAGCAACCCCTGATATCTACCAGCTCCTGGCCTGCATTGACCCTCTCAGCCAGAAGCAACAGCGTGGCACTGAAACTACTGATCAGGAAAAGAATGGTCTATGTTTTGAGCACCCAGGAACACTTGAAAGTGGGAATGAATCTGGCGGAAGTTGTGCAGACATCACCACACTGGTGGAAGATATACATCTTTCCCAGCTCTTTGATTGCTTAAAAGACCTAGATCAATGCAAAGATCTGCAGGTAATGAACACCACAGATACCATCACTCTGAATCAGGTGCACAAAAATTTAAGTGGCACTAAGGGACCCTCCTATCCAAACCGGAAGAACAAAAATAAGGCCTCTGAGCCTCTTGAGGGAGAACCCAAGGCCAAAATCCCGCTAAAAGACCGAGAACGCTTGCCAGGGGAAGAAGTGATTGTTTGTAATGCTGCAGATGGTGATAGGTGTCCTGTGACCATGGCCAAACAGAACAGCAAACCTCAGAAAGCTGCATCCAGCAGGATCAGCAAAACAAAGAGCCATGGGCAGGAGAAGACAAAAAAGGCCAGAGAAAACTCTAAGAAAGTTGAAGAGAGTAAGCAGCCAGGGAACAAGGTCCTGGCAGAAGAGATGCCCACCATTACTGGGATGAAATGCAAGAAAAGTGAACCTGAGGTTTGCCAGGAGGCCTTTAAAAAGCCCCGCAGCTGCCTAGGTGTGCACATGCTGGAGTCTGTGCAAGTGTTTCATGCACTGGGGAAGAAGAGTGCTCAAAAGCCTGGATTCTCCTCCTCCCAGGTCCTGGCTAGCTCAAAGAAGCCCAAAGATTTCCATCCATCCTCAGCTGTCAAACCCTGGCTAGGTGTGACAAAGGATGGAAAAGGTCTTGAGGAAACTCTGGTCAGAGCTCAGAAACCAAGAATCAGTACTGAAGAACGCTCATCTCCATTCCAGTATGAGCTGCTACCTCCTGGGAAGGTCAAACTGGTACCTTTGCCTTTTCTAACCATGGAGAAGCCGCGAGCTCGACCTGTTCCTCAGAGACCACAGTCTCTGGCTTCACATCGTCCAGCTGCAGCtcaccctgccaggcctggctctACCAACTCAGCTCAGCCAACTGCCTCCAATTCATCCCGGCCAACTACTGCATCTTTGCCAGGTCCTGCCAAGCCAGCTCAGCCCATTTCGACCAACCCATCTCGACCAGGCTTGCTGAACCCTACTAGACGACCTATTCCTCAGCCTGCAACTTCTAGACCTGCTCCCTTCAGGGCAACAGCTAGCACTTCTCTCCAGCGGGagcctcttcctgtctctgtgaccAAGCGCCAGGCTCTACCCAAACGTCAGAGTCAGTTTCTACTCCAAGACTTCCCTTTCCAACCAATTCCATGGAGAAAGCCCAATGTTACTGAGCCAGTAATGTCAAAGCCCATCACAAAAGAGCAAAGACAAGAGCGTGAGGCTATGAAAAGGAAGGCTCAGCAGGAGCGTGAGAATGCTGCCAAATGCACCTCTTTGGGGAAAGTGCAGATTTTTAtcgagagagaaaaagagatggacATCTCTCGATACTATGGCTACGTAATGTGA